The following is a genomic window from Collimonas fungivorans Ter331.
CAGCCTGGCCGGCCAACTGCGGCGCAGTTTGCGTCACATTAGTGTATTCGCCGCTGACGGCTTCCTTGCGCGCCGCGGTGTTTGGCCTGGATGGCGCAGCATCAGCCGGCCCGGTTTGCGTCACCGGCTGGGCTACGGCAGGCAGGGTTGTCCCAGCCGTGGCAATGTCTGCATCAGCGGTCTCTGCGGCCGGTGCGGCGACGGCAGCCGAGGCAGCGGGTTTGCCGCCGGCGGCGGCGATTGCCGCGTTGAGCTGGCCCTCTGCCGCCGATGGTGGCGGACTATCGCTGCCGGATTGCTGATTGGCCTCAATCGCTTTCGCCCCAGCCTGTGACAAGACCAGGAAAGCCAGAGCCGGCACGGCGGCCGGATCTGGCTCCTTGTCGCTGCTCGCTTGGCGCCGTGGCGCTGCGCGGTCGGCTGGCTTGGCGCTGCTTGCCGCCTTTTCAGCCGGCTTGTCGGCGCTGGCCAGTGAACGGTCCAGGACCTTGCCAAAATTATCGGCGCCGTCCTGCTGTGCATTTGAATTCGCATTATTGACGGCACTGCCGGCTGACGGCGCAGCTTGCAGGGCGGCAGGGCTGGATGAAACAAGTAAAGGCATGGCGATTCCTTGATTGATTATTCTGCCGCGGCGAGCATGCGTTGCCGGAACTGGCGGGCTGCGTGTTCGTCGCTGCTGCGCTGTTCGCGCTTGTTGGCCAGTTGCGCCTGTTGCTGCCGGGCGCGCTCGGCCAGCGTGTCGAAGGAACTCAGGCGGCGCTTGTTCTGCTGCCAGTCGCTGCGCCCATGCGCCAGCCGCGAATCGGCCTGGCTGGCGACCGCGCGTTGCTGCTCGATGGCGCTGTCCAGCGTGGCGATGAAGTGCTGGAAATTGCGCCAGCTTGAAGACGGCAATCCGTCCTGCATCTGGCTTTGCAGCTGGTCGTAGTATTCCTGGCGATAGCGGATCAGCATTTCCAGTTTTTCGGCGGCGCCGATCTGGGCGCGCTGCAGCTGTCCCAGGCGCCGACTGGCTTCATCGGTCTTGTTCTGGGCCAGTTCGATCAACATGGCGAGCGGTAACGTGGTTGACATGATTTCCTTTCAGGC
Proteins encoded in this region:
- the fliJ gene encoding flagellar export protein FliJ — translated: MSTTLPLAMLIELAQNKTDEASRRLGQLQRAQIGAAEKLEMLIRYRQEYYDQLQSQMQDGLPSSSWRNFQHFIATLDSAIEQQRAVASQADSRLAHGRSDWQQNKRRLSSFDTLAERARQQQAQLANKREQRSSDEHAARQFRQRMLAAAE